One Mya arenaria isolate MELC-2E11 chromosome 5, ASM2691426v1 genomic window carries:
- the LOC128234602 gene encoding uncharacterized protein LOC128234602 isoform X1 has product MDRSHRYHLKGVLLIVLLGTSTASSPSVSVNLDSDRNPELGDSVVLECEADDFKGYDAVFTWIFKDVQIGNMSSGGKYMEDLKSGYSHLTIHDIGHADLGQYECDVRSSAYGKLSGNYNLDFDFSPALYMSERQVKIGDAVTMLCRHNPNQGDWKFEDRRENVLSSAEYIQRFVNHVTSLGAPEYMKNITLHNVTLEQSGNYICFNKNGQPKEDKTSLDVLGMTIICHSQNNQDMILTEGVDDTVVCTVQANPAIERDADVGLWWSPTVGSVKFEKIPNDVCSVGMEPGPPLTSWTLTIDINGKYVYRLINKRIKIQIKDQYVYINMQIQQRCQPPCGLNMKCDMKGQCSCTPGFRPNPVGIGTGCVLEGNESTTPGRSESDEEDDGDEWGMSGGQGGDKDKDKDDDAVVVRHTSVATIVGSTFGALAMVLLVLLLYICYRRWKKKADTQKINGGTYTDPSALYQYEYHSEANLMKDNPAFTNPAYGQMPKQVARKENTYVSLRKDELEFPRENLQLGVDLGQGRFGKVIQARALNISGNGKWTQVAVKTCRGTATDSEKQDLFLELEIMRKIPLHPNVVTLYGCCSKLDPLYIILEYVQRGSLMNYLRQCRPSSRMSRGSTMTSVTTSSSFMEPRAKDLTIFALQISRGMSHIANLGIIHRDLAARNILLATDFTCKICDFGLARDVEGIDVYERTSKGPLPIRWMAPEALADNMFTRKSDVWSYGVLLWEIVTLGATPYAGVAAMEVMRKVMQGQYLQRPLHCREEMYMLMEKCWQKPEDRPSFADIVAHHEALMDDDYILLSDYEESDYGWLDSYTMDERV; this is encoded by the exons GCGTGCTTCTGATTGTCTTGCTCGGCACCTCGACTGCATCATCTCCTTCGGTGTCGGTAAACCTGGATAGCGACCGAAACCCCGAACTCGGAGACAGTGTCGTTCTTGAGTGTGAAGCTGATGACTTCAAAGGATACGAT GCCGTCTTTACATGGATATTTAAGGACGTGCAGATTGGAAACATGTCCTCCGGAGGGAAATACATGGAAGATCTGAAAAGCGGTTACTCACACCTTACTATTCATGATATAGGCCACGCTGACCTGGGACAATATGAGTGTGATGTAAGAAGTAGCGCATACGGAAAGCTGTCGGGCAACTACAACCTGGATTTCGATTTTA GTCCAGCACTTTACATGAGCGAACGCCAAGTAAAGATCGGTGACGCGGTAACCATGTTATGCAGACACAATCCGAATCAG GGGGATTGGAAATTCGAGGACAGAAGGGAAAATGTTCTTTCGTCGGCTGAATACATTCAGCGATTTGTAAACCATGTGACAAGCTTGGGCGCACCTGAATATATGAAGAACATTACGCTGCACAATGTTACTCTGGagcaaagtggaaactacatttgtttcaataaaaacgGCCAGCCGAAGGAAGATAAAACTTCATTAGACGTCCTTG GAATGACGATCATTTGCCATAGCCAGAATAACCAGGATATGATTTTAACTGAGGGTGTTGATGATACAGTTGTTTGCACTGTCCAAGCCAATCCGGCTATTGAAAGAGACGCTGATGTCGGCTTGTGGTGGTCACCTACCGTTGGCAGTGTCAAATTTGAGAAAATACCTAACGATGT TTGCAGTGTAGGTATGGAGCCAGGACCCCCTTTAACTTCTTGGACCCTAACAATAGATATAAACGGGAAATATGTGTATCGGCTAATCAACAAACGCATTAAAATCCAAATCAAGGACCAATACGTATATATCAATATGCAAATAC AGCAACGCTGTCAACCGCCGTGTGGGCTAAATATGAAGTGTGACATGAAAGGGCAATGTTCGTGTACGCCCGGATTTCGTCCCAACCCTGTCGGTATCGGCACGGGGTGTGTTCTAGAAGGAAATG AGAGTACGACACCAG GGCGATCCGAATCGGACGAAGAGGACGATG GAGATGAGTGGGGTATGTCAGGTGGACAGGGTGGTGATAAGGACAAGGACAAGGACGATGATGCCGTGGTCGTACGACACACCTCCGTGGCCACAATCGTGGGCTCAACCTTCGGAGCGTTGGCTATGGTACTCCTTGTCCTGCTGTTGTATATATGCTATCGTCGGTGGAAGAAAAAGGCGGACACGCAAAAG ATAAACGGTGGCACCTACACAGACCCTAGCGCTCTGTACCAGTATGAGTACCACTCGGAGGCGAACCTGATGAAAGACAACCCAGCCTTCACGAACCCCGCGTACGGCCAGATGCCCAAACAAGTCGCTAGGAAAGAG AACACATATGTTAGTCTGCGGAAGGACGAGCTGGAATTTCCCCGGGAGAACCTCCAGCTTGGTGTGGACCTGGGCCAGGGCCGCTTTGGGAAGGTGATTCAGGCCCGGGCTCTTAACATTTCCGGGAACGGGAAGTGGACACAGGTTGCGGTCAAAACATGCAGAG GTACCGCCACTGATTCAGAGAAACAGGATTTATTCCTGGAACTTGAGATTATGAGGAAGATTCCACTTCACCCGAATGTTGTGACTCTCTATGGATGCTGCTCCAAATTAG ATCCACTTTATATCATACTCGAGTACGTTCAAAGGGGAAGTTTGATGAACTATCTCCGCCAATGCCGCCCAAGCAGTCGCATGTCACGTGGTAGTACGATGACGTCAGTTACTACGTCATCAAGCTTCATGGAGCCACGTGCTAAAGATCTCACCATTTTTGCTCTACAAATCTCTCGCGGAATGTCACACATTGCAAACCTAGGC ATAATCCACCGCGATCTCGCAGCACGTAATATTCTTCTGGCCACGGATTTCACGTGCAAGATCTGTGATTTCGGCCTTGCACGTGACGTTGAAGGGATCGACGTGTATGAGCGCACATCCAAG GGACCGCTACCAATCAGGTGGATGGCACCGGAAGCGCTCGCTGACAACATGTTCACTCGCAAAAGTGACGTCTGGTCGTACGGCGTCCTGCTGTGGGAGATTGTCACGCTCG GCGCTACGCCGTACGCCGGCGTAGCGGCGATGGAGGTGATGAGAAAGGTGATGCAAGGGCAGTATCTACAGCGTCCC
- the LOC128234602 gene encoding uncharacterized protein LOC128234602 isoform X3, which produces MDRSHRYHLKGVLLIVLLGTSTASSPSVSVNLDSDRNPELGDSVVLECEADDFKGYDAVFTWIFKDVQIGNMSSGGKYMEDLKSGYSHLTIHDIGHADLGQYECDVRSSAYGKLSGNYNLDFDFSPALYMSERQVKIGDAVTMLCRHNPNQGDWKFEDRRENVLSSAEYIQRFVNHVTSLGAPEYMKNITLHNVTLEQSGNYICFNKNGQPKEDKTSLDVLGMTIICHSQNNQDMILTEGVDDTVVCTVQANPAIERDADVGLWWSPTVGSVKFEKIPNDVCSVGMEPGPPLTSWTLTIDINGKYVYRLINKRIKIQIKDQYVYINMQIQQRCQPPCGLNMKCDMKGQCSCTPGFRPNPVGIGTGCVLEGNGDEWGMSGGQGGDKDKDKDDDAVVVRHTSVATIVGSTFGALAMVLLVLLLYICYRRWKKKADTQKINGGTYTDPSALYQYEYHSEANLMKDNPAFTNPAYGQMPKQVARKENTYVSLRKDELEFPRENLQLGVDLGQGRFGKVIQARALNISGNGKWTQVAVKTCRGTATDSEKQDLFLELEIMRKIPLHPNVVTLYGCCSKLDPLYIILEYVQRGSLMNYLRQCRPSSRMSRGSTMTSVTTSSSFMEPRAKDLTIFALQISRGMSHIANLGIIHRDLAARNILLATDFTCKICDFGLARDVEGIDVYERTSKGPLPIRWMAPEALADNMFTRKSDVWSYGVLLWEIVTLGATPYAGVAAMEVMRKVMQGQYLQRPLHCREEMYMLMEKCWQKPEDRPSFADIVAHHEALMDDDYILLSDYEESDYGWLDSYTMDERV; this is translated from the exons GCGTGCTTCTGATTGTCTTGCTCGGCACCTCGACTGCATCATCTCCTTCGGTGTCGGTAAACCTGGATAGCGACCGAAACCCCGAACTCGGAGACAGTGTCGTTCTTGAGTGTGAAGCTGATGACTTCAAAGGATACGAT GCCGTCTTTACATGGATATTTAAGGACGTGCAGATTGGAAACATGTCCTCCGGAGGGAAATACATGGAAGATCTGAAAAGCGGTTACTCACACCTTACTATTCATGATATAGGCCACGCTGACCTGGGACAATATGAGTGTGATGTAAGAAGTAGCGCATACGGAAAGCTGTCGGGCAACTACAACCTGGATTTCGATTTTA GTCCAGCACTTTACATGAGCGAACGCCAAGTAAAGATCGGTGACGCGGTAACCATGTTATGCAGACACAATCCGAATCAG GGGGATTGGAAATTCGAGGACAGAAGGGAAAATGTTCTTTCGTCGGCTGAATACATTCAGCGATTTGTAAACCATGTGACAAGCTTGGGCGCACCTGAATATATGAAGAACATTACGCTGCACAATGTTACTCTGGagcaaagtggaaactacatttgtttcaataaaaacgGCCAGCCGAAGGAAGATAAAACTTCATTAGACGTCCTTG GAATGACGATCATTTGCCATAGCCAGAATAACCAGGATATGATTTTAACTGAGGGTGTTGATGATACAGTTGTTTGCACTGTCCAAGCCAATCCGGCTATTGAAAGAGACGCTGATGTCGGCTTGTGGTGGTCACCTACCGTTGGCAGTGTCAAATTTGAGAAAATACCTAACGATGT TTGCAGTGTAGGTATGGAGCCAGGACCCCCTTTAACTTCTTGGACCCTAACAATAGATATAAACGGGAAATATGTGTATCGGCTAATCAACAAACGCATTAAAATCCAAATCAAGGACCAATACGTATATATCAATATGCAAATAC AGCAACGCTGTCAACCGCCGTGTGGGCTAAATATGAAGTGTGACATGAAAGGGCAATGTTCGTGTACGCCCGGATTTCGTCCCAACCCTGTCGGTATCGGCACGGGGTGTGTTCTAGAAGGAAATG GAGATGAGTGGGGTATGTCAGGTGGACAGGGTGGTGATAAGGACAAGGACAAGGACGATGATGCCGTGGTCGTACGACACACCTCCGTGGCCACAATCGTGGGCTCAACCTTCGGAGCGTTGGCTATGGTACTCCTTGTCCTGCTGTTGTATATATGCTATCGTCGGTGGAAGAAAAAGGCGGACACGCAAAAG ATAAACGGTGGCACCTACACAGACCCTAGCGCTCTGTACCAGTATGAGTACCACTCGGAGGCGAACCTGATGAAAGACAACCCAGCCTTCACGAACCCCGCGTACGGCCAGATGCCCAAACAAGTCGCTAGGAAAGAG AACACATATGTTAGTCTGCGGAAGGACGAGCTGGAATTTCCCCGGGAGAACCTCCAGCTTGGTGTGGACCTGGGCCAGGGCCGCTTTGGGAAGGTGATTCAGGCCCGGGCTCTTAACATTTCCGGGAACGGGAAGTGGACACAGGTTGCGGTCAAAACATGCAGAG GTACCGCCACTGATTCAGAGAAACAGGATTTATTCCTGGAACTTGAGATTATGAGGAAGATTCCACTTCACCCGAATGTTGTGACTCTCTATGGATGCTGCTCCAAATTAG ATCCACTTTATATCATACTCGAGTACGTTCAAAGGGGAAGTTTGATGAACTATCTCCGCCAATGCCGCCCAAGCAGTCGCATGTCACGTGGTAGTACGATGACGTCAGTTACTACGTCATCAAGCTTCATGGAGCCACGTGCTAAAGATCTCACCATTTTTGCTCTACAAATCTCTCGCGGAATGTCACACATTGCAAACCTAGGC ATAATCCACCGCGATCTCGCAGCACGTAATATTCTTCTGGCCACGGATTTCACGTGCAAGATCTGTGATTTCGGCCTTGCACGTGACGTTGAAGGGATCGACGTGTATGAGCGCACATCCAAG GGACCGCTACCAATCAGGTGGATGGCACCGGAAGCGCTCGCTGACAACATGTTCACTCGCAAAAGTGACGTCTGGTCGTACGGCGTCCTGCTGTGGGAGATTGTCACGCTCG GCGCTACGCCGTACGCCGGCGTAGCGGCGATGGAGGTGATGAGAAAGGTGATGCAAGGGCAGTATCTACAGCGTCCC
- the LOC128234602 gene encoding proto-oncogene tyrosine-protein kinase receptor Ret-like isoform X2, whose product MDRSHRYHLKGVLLIVLLGTSTASSPSVSVNLDSDRNPELGDSVVLECEADDFKGYDAVFTWIFKDVQIGNMSSGGKYMEDLKSGYSHLTIHDIGHADLGQYECDVRSSAYGKLSGNYNLDFDFSPALYMSERQVKIGDAVTMLCRHNPNQGDWKFEDRRENVLSSAEYIQRFVNHVTSLGAPEYMKNITLHNVTLEQSGNYICFNKNGQPKEDKTSLDVLGMTIICHSQNNQDMILTEGVDDTVVCTVQANPAIERDADVGLWWSPTVGSVKFEKIPNDVCSVGMEPGPPLTSWTLTIDINGKYVYRLINKRIKIQIKDQYVYINMQIQQRCQPPCGLNMKCDMKGQCSCTPGFRPNPVGIGTGCVLEGNESTTPGDEWGMSGGQGGDKDKDKDDDAVVVRHTSVATIVGSTFGALAMVLLVLLLYICYRRWKKKADTQKINGGTYTDPSALYQYEYHSEANLMKDNPAFTNPAYGQMPKQVARKENTYVSLRKDELEFPRENLQLGVDLGQGRFGKVIQARALNISGNGKWTQVAVKTCRGTATDSEKQDLFLELEIMRKIPLHPNVVTLYGCCSKLDPLYIILEYVQRGSLMNYLRQCRPSSRMSRGSTMTSVTTSSSFMEPRAKDLTIFALQISRGMSHIANLGIIHRDLAARNILLATDFTCKICDFGLARDVEGIDVYERTSKGPLPIRWMAPEALADNMFTRKSDVWSYGVLLWEIVTLGATPYAGVAAMEVMRKVMQGQYLQRPLHCREEMYMLMEKCWQKPEDRPSFADIVAHHEALMDDDYILLSDYEESDYGWLDSYTMDERV is encoded by the exons GCGTGCTTCTGATTGTCTTGCTCGGCACCTCGACTGCATCATCTCCTTCGGTGTCGGTAAACCTGGATAGCGACCGAAACCCCGAACTCGGAGACAGTGTCGTTCTTGAGTGTGAAGCTGATGACTTCAAAGGATACGAT GCCGTCTTTACATGGATATTTAAGGACGTGCAGATTGGAAACATGTCCTCCGGAGGGAAATACATGGAAGATCTGAAAAGCGGTTACTCACACCTTACTATTCATGATATAGGCCACGCTGACCTGGGACAATATGAGTGTGATGTAAGAAGTAGCGCATACGGAAAGCTGTCGGGCAACTACAACCTGGATTTCGATTTTA GTCCAGCACTTTACATGAGCGAACGCCAAGTAAAGATCGGTGACGCGGTAACCATGTTATGCAGACACAATCCGAATCAG GGGGATTGGAAATTCGAGGACAGAAGGGAAAATGTTCTTTCGTCGGCTGAATACATTCAGCGATTTGTAAACCATGTGACAAGCTTGGGCGCACCTGAATATATGAAGAACATTACGCTGCACAATGTTACTCTGGagcaaagtggaaactacatttgtttcaataaaaacgGCCAGCCGAAGGAAGATAAAACTTCATTAGACGTCCTTG GAATGACGATCATTTGCCATAGCCAGAATAACCAGGATATGATTTTAACTGAGGGTGTTGATGATACAGTTGTTTGCACTGTCCAAGCCAATCCGGCTATTGAAAGAGACGCTGATGTCGGCTTGTGGTGGTCACCTACCGTTGGCAGTGTCAAATTTGAGAAAATACCTAACGATGT TTGCAGTGTAGGTATGGAGCCAGGACCCCCTTTAACTTCTTGGACCCTAACAATAGATATAAACGGGAAATATGTGTATCGGCTAATCAACAAACGCATTAAAATCCAAATCAAGGACCAATACGTATATATCAATATGCAAATAC AGCAACGCTGTCAACCGCCGTGTGGGCTAAATATGAAGTGTGACATGAAAGGGCAATGTTCGTGTACGCCCGGATTTCGTCCCAACCCTGTCGGTATCGGCACGGGGTGTGTTCTAGAAGGAAATG AGAGTACGACACCAG GAGATGAGTGGGGTATGTCAGGTGGACAGGGTGGTGATAAGGACAAGGACAAGGACGATGATGCCGTGGTCGTACGACACACCTCCGTGGCCACAATCGTGGGCTCAACCTTCGGAGCGTTGGCTATGGTACTCCTTGTCCTGCTGTTGTATATATGCTATCGTCGGTGGAAGAAAAAGGCGGACACGCAAAAG ATAAACGGTGGCACCTACACAGACCCTAGCGCTCTGTACCAGTATGAGTACCACTCGGAGGCGAACCTGATGAAAGACAACCCAGCCTTCACGAACCCCGCGTACGGCCAGATGCCCAAACAAGTCGCTAGGAAAGAG AACACATATGTTAGTCTGCGGAAGGACGAGCTGGAATTTCCCCGGGAGAACCTCCAGCTTGGTGTGGACCTGGGCCAGGGCCGCTTTGGGAAGGTGATTCAGGCCCGGGCTCTTAACATTTCCGGGAACGGGAAGTGGACACAGGTTGCGGTCAAAACATGCAGAG GTACCGCCACTGATTCAGAGAAACAGGATTTATTCCTGGAACTTGAGATTATGAGGAAGATTCCACTTCACCCGAATGTTGTGACTCTCTATGGATGCTGCTCCAAATTAG ATCCACTTTATATCATACTCGAGTACGTTCAAAGGGGAAGTTTGATGAACTATCTCCGCCAATGCCGCCCAAGCAGTCGCATGTCACGTGGTAGTACGATGACGTCAGTTACTACGTCATCAAGCTTCATGGAGCCACGTGCTAAAGATCTCACCATTTTTGCTCTACAAATCTCTCGCGGAATGTCACACATTGCAAACCTAGGC ATAATCCACCGCGATCTCGCAGCACGTAATATTCTTCTGGCCACGGATTTCACGTGCAAGATCTGTGATTTCGGCCTTGCACGTGACGTTGAAGGGATCGACGTGTATGAGCGCACATCCAAG GGACCGCTACCAATCAGGTGGATGGCACCGGAAGCGCTCGCTGACAACATGTTCACTCGCAAAAGTGACGTCTGGTCGTACGGCGTCCTGCTGTGGGAGATTGTCACGCTCG GCGCTACGCCGTACGCCGGCGTAGCGGCGATGGAGGTGATGAGAAAGGTGATGCAAGGGCAGTATCTACAGCGTCCC